The following coding sequences lie in one Amycolatopsis cihanbeyliensis genomic window:
- a CDS encoding methylated-DNA--[protein]-cysteine S-methyltransferase gives MRVHTVVDSPVGELTLVAADGVLAGLYMQRQRYRPPQETFGERDPRPFGEAGRQLAEYFAGQRTEFDLPLALSGTPFQRTVWSALREIPCGETATYGELAERIGRPTAARAVGLANGKNPIGVIVPCHRLLGSSGELTGYGGGIERKRYLLELERRVSRPR, from the coding sequence ATCCGGGTACACACCGTGGTGGACAGTCCGGTCGGCGAGCTGACCCTGGTGGCGGCGGACGGCGTACTGGCCGGGCTCTATATGCAGCGGCAGCGGTACCGACCGCCGCAGGAGACCTTCGGCGAGCGGGACCCGCGCCCGTTCGGCGAGGCCGGCAGGCAACTGGCGGAGTACTTCGCGGGGCAGCGGACCGAGTTCGACCTTCCGCTCGCGCTGTCCGGCACGCCGTTCCAGCGCACCGTCTGGTCGGCGCTACGGGAGATCCCCTGCGGGGAGACGGCGACCTACGGTGAGCTGGCCGAGCGGATCGGCAGGCCGACCGCGGCCCGCGCGGTCGGCCTCGCCAACGGCAAGAACCCGATCGGCGTGATCGTGCCCTGCCACCGCCTGCTGGGTTCCTCCGGCGAGCTGACCGGTTACGGCGGCGGGATCGAGCGCAAACGGTACCTGCTCGAGCTGGAACGGCGGGTCAGCCGACCTCGATGA
- a CDS encoding zinc-binding dehydrogenase has translation MRVVQVTRFGGPEVLEPREVPDAVAGPGQAVVAVSVADVLFLDTQLRAGWGGEHFPLRPPYVPGGGVAGTVLSVGEGVDRDILGRRVVTMTEGGAYAERAVADAAGLVGIPDGLSMPDGAALLQTGPAALGLIEAAAPEPGDWVLVTAAGGGLGVLLVQLARAAGARVVAAARGAGKLELARELGAEVAVDYTEPDWTARVGEVTGGPRVVFDGVGGDLGAAAFGLAARGGRVFAYGVPSGGFAEIDAQEAERRQLTVTGIEQVQFEPADSARLAGQVLRAAAQGRVTPVIGKTFPLERAAEAHAAIESRDVLGKTLLLA, from the coding sequence ATGCGGGTAGTGCAGGTGACCAGGTTCGGCGGGCCGGAGGTGCTGGAGCCGCGCGAGGTACCGGACGCGGTGGCCGGGCCGGGTCAGGCCGTGGTGGCGGTGTCCGTCGCGGACGTCCTGTTCCTCGACACCCAACTCCGCGCGGGCTGGGGTGGCGAACACTTCCCGTTGCGCCCGCCGTACGTGCCGGGCGGCGGGGTGGCCGGCACGGTGCTGTCCGTTGGCGAGGGCGTGGACCGCGACATCCTCGGGCGGCGCGTGGTCACGATGACCGAGGGCGGGGCGTATGCCGAGCGGGCCGTCGCCGACGCGGCCGGGCTGGTCGGCATCCCGGACGGGCTGAGCATGCCGGACGGGGCGGCGTTGCTCCAGACGGGGCCCGCGGCACTCGGCCTGATCGAGGCCGCCGCACCGGAACCGGGTGACTGGGTGCTGGTCACCGCGGCCGGCGGCGGCCTCGGTGTCCTGCTGGTGCAGCTGGCTCGCGCCGCGGGTGCCCGGGTGGTGGCTGCCGCCCGCGGGGCGGGGAAACTGGAACTGGCCAGGGAACTGGGCGCCGAGGTGGCCGTGGACTACACCGAGCCGGACTGGACCGCCCGGGTCGGCGAGGTGACCGGCGGCCCGCGCGTGGTCTTCGACGGGGTCGGCGGTGACCTCGGCGCGGCCGCCTTCGGCCTCGCCGCGCGGGGTGGCCGGGTATTCGCCTACGGTGTGCCCAGTGGCGGATTCGCCGAGATCGACGCGCAGGAGGCGGAGCGGCGCCAGCTAACCGTGACCGGAATCGAGCAGGTCCAGTTCGAACCCGCGGACAGCGCCAGGCTGGCCGGGCAGGTGCTGCGGGCGGCCGCGCAGGGCCGGGTGACGCCGGTGATCGGGAAGACGTTCCCGCTGGAGCGGGCGGCCGAGGCGCATGCCGCGATCGAGTCCCGGGATGTCCTCGGGAAGACCTTGCTGCTCGCCTGA
- a CDS encoding NADP-dependent oxidoreductase produces MPKAARFSRYGGPEVLTLDEVPVPEPGQGQVRIAVAAAGMNAIDWKIRNGFFAGSEAPREPQGTGFDVAGTVEAIGQGVQAPPVGTAVFGKAATGAAATHTLADAGSLVTKPDWLSFPLAAGLPVVAETAYRTLRDLGLRAGHTLLIHAVAGGVGLMAAQLALSRGATVVGTASRGHHDFLTELGVRPLEYGEGLLERVRAAVDSVDLVLDAAGRDVLGLSVELTGDPDKVITIADADADAHGVRFSGGGPDAAPLDEVFAEVLPMLESGALRLPIQQTFPLERIADAHRRSEEGHGRGKIIIEVG; encoded by the coding sequence ATGCCGAAAGCAGCCCGCTTCAGCCGCTACGGTGGCCCCGAGGTCCTGACCCTGGACGAGGTTCCCGTTCCCGAACCCGGACAGGGCCAGGTCCGGATCGCGGTCGCCGCGGCCGGGATGAACGCCATCGACTGGAAGATCCGCAACGGATTCTTCGCCGGCTCCGAGGCACCGCGGGAACCGCAGGGCACCGGGTTCGACGTGGCCGGGACGGTCGAGGCGATCGGCCAGGGTGTGCAGGCCCCGCCGGTGGGTACCGCCGTGTTCGGCAAGGCCGCCACCGGGGCCGCGGCCACGCACACCCTCGCCGATGCCGGCAGCCTGGTGACCAAGCCGGACTGGCTGTCCTTCCCGCTGGCCGCCGGGCTGCCGGTCGTCGCCGAGACGGCGTACCGCACGCTGCGCGATCTCGGGCTGCGAGCCGGACACACCCTGCTGATCCACGCGGTGGCGGGCGGGGTCGGGTTGATGGCCGCCCAACTCGCGCTCAGCCGGGGCGCCACCGTTGTCGGCACGGCGAGCCGCGGGCACCACGACTTCCTCACCGAACTCGGGGTGCGCCCGCTGGAGTACGGCGAGGGCCTGCTGGAACGGGTACGCGCCGCCGTGGACTCCGTCGACCTGGTGCTGGACGCCGCCGGCCGGGACGTGCTTGGCCTCTCCGTCGAGCTGACCGGGGATCCGGACAAGGTGATCACGATCGCCGACGCCGACGCGGACGCGCACGGGGTACGTTTCTCCGGCGGTGGCCCGGACGCGGCCCCGCTGGACGAGGTGTTCGCCGAGGTGCTGCCCATGCTGGAGAGCGGCGCGCTGCGGCTGCCGATCCAGCAGACCTTCCCGTTGGAACGGATCGCCGATGCGCACCGCCGCAGCGAGGAGGGCCACGGGCGCGGCAAGATCATCATCGAGGTCGGCTGA
- a CDS encoding SAM-dependent methyltransferase gives MAGPAAAGALSENGVGQATIARIRDYWLGGSQHTEADRRAGDHILLCAPHLAYVLRTQQALVDRMVRHLAGAGIRQFLDLGSRLPTAGNVHEVARECAPESRVLYVDHDPEVARDGARLLAEDERAGFLLADPLDPVQVLGSSALRGLLDLGEPTAVLMTNLLQHVPDSADPAGLVGRYAGAVSAGSYVGISHFGEDEQLVTGLEMFNRMFGTPPPVTLREPDQLRPFFAGLDLVEPGIVPLPLWRPAEVAPDDRNPEEFRVYVGLGYKRLPG, from the coding sequence ATGGCGGGGCCGGCCGCTGCGGGGGCGCTCAGCGAGAACGGCGTGGGCCAGGCGACCATCGCCCGGATCCGCGACTACTGGCTCGGCGGCTCGCAGCACACCGAGGCTGATCGGCGCGCGGGGGACCATATCCTGCTGTGCGCCCCGCACCTGGCTTACGTGCTCCGTACCCAGCAGGCGCTGGTCGACCGGATGGTGCGCCACCTGGCCGGGGCGGGGATCCGGCAGTTCCTCGACCTCGGTTCCCGGCTGCCGACCGCGGGCAACGTGCACGAGGTCGCGCGCGAGTGTGCCCCGGAGAGCCGGGTGCTCTACGTGGACCACGATCCCGAGGTGGCCAGGGACGGCGCGCGGCTGCTCGCCGAGGACGAGCGTGCGGGGTTCCTGCTCGCCGACCCACTCGATCCCGTGCAGGTACTCGGTTCCTCGGCGTTGCGCGGGCTGCTCGACCTGGGTGAACCCACCGCGGTACTGATGACGAACCTGCTGCAGCACGTGCCGGACTCCGCGGACCCGGCCGGACTGGTCGGCAGGTATGCGGGCGCGGTGAGCGCGGGTAGCTATGTGGGGATCTCGCACTTCGGCGAGGACGAGCAGTTGGTCACCGGGCTCGAGATGTTCAACCGGATGTTCGGCACCCCACCGCCGGTCACCCTGCGCGAGCCCGATCAGCTTCGCCCGTTCTTCGCCGGACTCGACCTGGTCGAGCCCGGTATCGTGCCGTTACCGCTGTGGCGTCCCGCGGAGGTCGCACCGGACGACCGCAACCCGGAGGAGTTCCGGGTGTACGTGGGACTCGGCTACAAGCGCCTACCGGGCTAG
- a CDS encoding prenyltransferase/squalene oxidase repeat-containing protein has translation MDLHESWTVNAHRVVTELLAELASDPYGLFSPSVYETARLLALAPSLPGHAGRIEFVLAEQRPDGTWGGPDGYRLVPTLSAIEALLRTLHRAETPPRRDRVASATARGLVAIARTVNGGRAMSLPDTVAVEVIVPGLIADINRQLGPEPPAGLEEWRGHRFPMPGGAKPDLLHALRETVRQGSGLPAKLLHSLEIIGAPARGVPFAGPTEHGVGCSPAATATWLGAEVIRQGRHPCLRYLEAVQGPEGAVPVASPLDLFERSWILSTLASVGLDLPTHGELADSVHAALDESGAAGGVGLPPDADDTATALYALALLGRPREPYGLWDYRAGRHFHCFPAERTPSTTANAHVLQAFGAWLATRPANHARYAAALPGLIAWLCEQQRSDGSWQDKWHASPYYATACCATALAGYGGSAGRPAVRDAVDWVLLNQHGDGSWGRWGGSYEETAYAVRILLSTKVPRTGDAIARAAARGARLLLRWNPDTAHPPLWHDKDLYAPIRIVRAEGLAALQLAHADPAVAGLLAEPARDYEFEAS, from the coding sequence GTGGATCTGCACGAGTCCTGGACCGTCAACGCGCACCGTGTCGTAACCGAACTCCTTGCCGAGCTGGCATCCGACCCGTACGGGCTGTTCTCGCCATCGGTCTACGAGACCGCGCGGCTGCTCGCGCTCGCCCCCTCCTTACCGGGACACGCCGGCCGGATCGAGTTCGTCCTTGCCGAGCAGCGCCCGGACGGCACCTGGGGTGGGCCGGACGGCTACCGGCTCGTACCGACGCTCAGCGCGATCGAGGCGCTGCTCCGCACGCTGCACCGCGCGGAGACCCCGCCCCGGCGCGACCGCGTCGCGTCCGCGACGGCACGGGGACTGGTCGCGATCGCCCGCACGGTCAACGGCGGCCGGGCAATGTCCCTTCCGGACACCGTGGCGGTCGAGGTCATCGTGCCGGGGCTGATCGCCGACATCAACCGACAGCTCGGCCCGGAACCACCGGCGGGGCTGGAGGAATGGCGCGGCCACCGGTTCCCGATGCCCGGCGGAGCGAAGCCGGACCTGCTCCACGCCCTGCGCGAGACGGTGCGGCAGGGCAGCGGGCTGCCGGCAAAACTCCTGCACTCGCTGGAAATCATCGGCGCACCCGCGCGGGGTGTCCCCTTCGCGGGACCCACCGAGCACGGGGTCGGCTGCTCCCCCGCCGCCACCGCGACCTGGCTCGGCGCGGAGGTCATCCGGCAAGGAAGGCACCCCTGCCTCCGCTACCTGGAAGCCGTACAGGGACCGGAGGGTGCCGTACCGGTCGCCTCCCCACTCGACCTGTTCGAACGATCCTGGATACTGTCCACTTTGGCCTCAGTTGGACTCGACCTGCCCACCCACGGCGAGCTGGCCGACAGCGTGCACGCGGCGCTCGACGAATCGGGGGCAGCGGGTGGAGTCGGACTCCCTCCGGACGCCGACGACACGGCCACCGCCCTGTACGCCCTGGCACTGCTCGGCAGGCCACGGGAACCGTACGGCCTCTGGGACTACCGGGCGGGTAGGCACTTTCACTGCTTTCCCGCCGAACGAACGCCCTCCACCACGGCGAACGCCCATGTGCTGCAGGCGTTCGGCGCCTGGCTGGCCACGCGGCCCGCGAACCACGCGCGCTACGCCGCCGCGCTGCCCGGGCTCATCGCCTGGTTGTGCGAGCAGCAGCGGTCGGACGGAAGCTGGCAGGACAAGTGGCACGCCTCCCCGTACTACGCCACCGCGTGCTGTGCCACCGCGCTGGCGGGCTACGGCGGGTCCGCGGGGAGACCCGCCGTGCGGGACGCGGTGGACTGGGTGCTGCTGAACCAGCACGGCGACGGCTCGTGGGGGCGGTGGGGCGGCAGCTACGAGGAGACCGCCTACGCGGTGAGGATCCTGCTGAGCACGAAGGTCCCGCGTACCGGCGACGCGATCGCGCGAGCCGCCGCCCGCGGCGCCCGGCTGCTGCTGCGCTGGAACCCGGACACCGCGCACCCTCCACTGTGGCATGACAAGGACCTGTACGCCCCGATCCGGATCGTGCGCGCGGAAGGCCTCGCCGCCTTGCAGCTGGCACACGCCGATCCCGCAGTCGCCGGGTTGCTGGCCGAGCCGGCGCGTGACTACGAGTTCGAGGCATCGTGA
- a CDS encoding cytochrome P450 — protein MNRAELGMALRPLPYLNAKAGSAEGMVELRPGPPPRMLVWHPEAVEKIFRSDRRLSHPGSRSLTPLFGAGSLLWADGERHAAYRRVLGPALRGRALAGYREIIAAQARAAIDRLRPGTVVPLAAWTRVLALRIIGRIVLGNPEPGMLAEFGGWLRGAFGSPWRGLAYRLLGVGLPRPGPELDRALVRAARAGHADGQDTLASLLLAGDGPVGEIDDGELRDQVVSLLFAGHETTATAMTWTLLWLDRRQRLRDEVLAELAATEDDGSDAGRMPLLQAVIQEALRLTPSAAIGENRRLTEETGLCGRRFPAGTTCTLSIYLAHRRPESFADPELFDPNRFLGGRTPPRHYFPFGGGTRRCPGSQLAELEIRMVVAALLRRRQWRCVDPGAARPLIRGNLLLPHPSPRIRITGRRA, from the coding sequence GTGAACCGCGCGGAACTCGGGATGGCGTTGCGCCCGCTGCCGTACCTGAACGCCAAGGCGGGTTCCGCGGAGGGCATGGTGGAGCTGCGGCCCGGCCCGCCTCCCCGGATGCTGGTCTGGCATCCGGAGGCGGTCGAGAAGATCTTCCGGTCCGACCGGCGACTGTCCCATCCCGGAAGCCGGAGCCTGACCCCGCTGTTCGGCGCCGGCTCGCTGCTGTGGGCGGACGGTGAGCGGCACGCGGCCTACCGCCGGGTACTCGGCCCGGCGCTGCGCGGTCGCGCGCTGGCCGGGTACCGGGAGATCATCGCAGCGCAGGCACGCGCCGCGATCGACAGGCTGCGGCCGGGCACGGTGGTCCCGCTGGCCGCGTGGACCCGGGTGCTCGCCCTGCGCATCATCGGGCGGATCGTGCTCGGCAACCCCGAGCCGGGGATGCTGGCGGAGTTCGGCGGCTGGCTGCGCGGGGCTTTCGGATCCCCCTGGCGGGGCCTCGCCTACCGCCTGCTCGGCGTGGGGCTGCCCCGCCCCGGGCCGGAACTGGACCGGGCGCTGGTGCGCGCGGCGAGGGCCGGACACGCCGACGGGCAGGACACCCTCGCCTCCCTGCTGCTGGCCGGGGACGGCCCGGTCGGCGAGATCGACGACGGGGAGCTGCGGGACCAGGTCGTGTCCCTGCTCTTCGCCGGGCACGAGACCACCGCGACGGCGATGACCTGGACGCTGCTGTGGCTGGACCGCCGGCAGCGGCTCCGCGACGAGGTGCTTGCCGAGCTGGCCGCGACCGAGGACGACGGATCGGATGCCGGCCGGATGCCGCTGCTGCAGGCGGTGATCCAGGAGGCGCTGCGGCTGACCCCCTCGGCGGCCATCGGGGAGAATCGGAGGCTGACCGAGGAGACCGGGCTGTGCGGTCGCCGGTTCCCGGCGGGAACCACCTGCACGTTGAGCATCTACCTGGCGCACCGCAGGCCCGAGTCCTTCGCCGACCCGGAACTGTTCGATCCCAACCGCTTCCTCGGCGGGCGCACGCCACCGCGGCACTACTTCCCTTTCGGCGGTGGCACCCGACGCTGTCCCGGTAGCCAGCTTGCCGAGCTGGAGATCCGGATGGTGGTCGCGGCGCTGCTGCGGCGTAGGCAGTGGCGGTGCGTCGACCCCGGCGCCGCCCGTCCCCTGATCCGCGGGAACCTGTTGCTGCCCCACCCGTCGCCGCGGATACGGATCACCGGGCGCCGTGCCTGA
- a CDS encoding UbiA family prenyltransferase, translating into MPETRRVAPRDVIAVHRLDHGLWVSYLCYATWGAAFAGTGLPNGPVLLAIGANLLLTLAGMAINTAADTGTDAKHRHKFRQAEVALTVGRARIRRWATAEAVAGLALALAAAVWSGRWPVAVAGVLILGLHLLYNLEPVRLKRRGFLGPAAFGCATMALPVVLSFSAAGPRLDPAMWLIVLGLAVLGTGRTALFSVTDRAADAATGFRTPAVRYGTRRALALSCGLSLAGVLLLGGGLWWRHGVLVALAGMLGTGVFLGGMLALPRDPTAVRRMIRYALTPAVFGNLLLLAAAVAAAR; encoded by the coding sequence GTGCCTGAAACCCGGCGAGTGGCGCCGCGCGATGTCATCGCGGTGCACCGGCTCGATCACGGGCTCTGGGTCAGCTACCTGTGTTACGCGACCTGGGGAGCCGCCTTCGCCGGCACCGGCCTGCCGAACGGGCCGGTGCTGCTGGCGATCGGGGCGAACCTGTTGCTGACGCTCGCCGGGATGGCGATCAACACGGCGGCCGACACCGGTACCGATGCCAAGCACCGGCACAAGTTCCGGCAGGCCGAGGTGGCGCTGACCGTGGGCAGGGCGCGTATCCGGCGCTGGGCCACTGCCGAAGCGGTCGCCGGGCTGGCGCTGGCCCTTGCCGCCGCGGTCTGGTCCGGCCGGTGGCCGGTCGCCGTGGCCGGGGTACTCATCCTCGGCCTGCACCTGCTGTATAACCTGGAACCGGTACGGCTCAAACGCCGCGGCTTCCTCGGCCCGGCCGCCTTCGGCTGCGCCACGATGGCCCTGCCGGTGGTGCTGTCCTTCAGCGCGGCGGGTCCACGGCTCGACCCCGCGATGTGGCTGATCGTGCTCGGCCTCGCGGTACTGGGCACCGGCCGCACGGCCCTGTTCTCGGTGACCGATCGCGCCGCCGACGCCGCCACCGGCTTCCGTACCCCGGCCGTGCGGTACGGTACGCGCCGGGCGCTCGCCCTGTCCTGCGGGCTGTCGCTCGCGGGGGTGCTGTTGCTCGGCGGTGGACTGTGGTGGCGGCACGGGGTCCTGGTCGCGCTGGCCGGCATGCTGGGCACCGGGGTCTTTCTCGGCGGGATGCTCGCCCTCCCGCGCGATCCGACGGCCGTCCGCCGGATGATCCGGTACGCACTGACCCCGGCGGTGTTCGGCAACCTGCTACTGCTCGCGGCCGCGGTGGCGGCGGCTCGCTAG